In one window of Armatimonadota bacterium DNA:
- a CDS encoding DUF362 domain-containing protein, whose amino-acid sequence MARKHSDDSDLTRRQFLRRGAGGLLGAVVGGAAASQGGCRSASQSASESAVEERGPTPGRATVALIRDQRALDGSPEARETILREMLDQALVRLTGAADQAAAWKTYGRAGEKIAIKSNVMMRPVHPELLYAIHSGLTSAGVADKDIAAWDRNSAGFGRDEFEALPQRPGYDADDVSNLVTWADGLVNVTGLKAHWLAGVGCALKNWAGAVTNINVSDRNVTYAFHADSCAETGILNAIPSIRERCRLIVIDALQPLFNGGPQVDPRYVWDYRGLIVGTDPVAVDMICARVVQAKRDEYKGYEWPISPPAKHVQIADAKYGLGVSDPERIDLVKLGWSDGVLV is encoded by the coding sequence ATGGCTCGCAAGCATTCCGACGATTCGGACCTCACCCGCCGCCAGTTTCTCCGCCGCGGAGCGGGAGGGCTGTTGGGCGCAGTGGTCGGCGGGGCGGCCGCCTCGCAAGGCGGCTGCCGGTCTGCGTCGCAGTCCGCATCGGAGTCGGCGGTGGAAGAGCGAGGCCCGACCCCGGGCCGCGCGACCGTCGCGCTCATCCGCGATCAGCGTGCGCTCGACGGATCCCCGGAAGCGCGAGAGACAATCCTGCGGGAGATGCTCGACCAGGCGCTGGTGCGCTTGACGGGCGCCGCCGACCAGGCCGCCGCGTGGAAGACCTACGGTCGCGCCGGCGAGAAGATCGCCATCAAGTCGAACGTGATGATGCGTCCCGTGCACCCCGAACTGCTCTACGCAATCCACTCGGGGCTGACGAGCGCCGGGGTCGCCGACAAGGACATCGCGGCCTGGGACCGCAACAGCGCCGGCTTCGGCCGCGACGAATTCGAGGCTCTGCCCCAGCGCCCGGGCTATGACGCGGACGATGTCAGCAACCTCGTCACCTGGGCCGACGGCTTGGTCAACGTCACCGGGTTGAAAGCGCACTGGCTTGCGGGCGTTGGCTGCGCGCTGAAGAACTGGGCGGGCGCGGTGACCAACATCAATGTCTCGGATCGCAACGTCACCTACGCCTTCCACGCCGACAGTTGCGCCGAGACCGGCATACTCAACGCGATACCGTCTATCCGAGAGCGCTGCCGCCTCATCGTCATAGACGCGCTCCAGCCCTTGTTCAACGGCGGGCCGCAGGTTGATCCGCGCTACGTCTGGGATTACAGGGGGCTCATCGTCGGCACTGACCCGGTGGCGGTGGACATGATCTGCGCCCGCGTCGTCCAGGCCAAGCGCGACGAGTACAAGGGATACGAATGGCCCATCTCGCCGCCGGCGAAGCATGTCCAGATCGCGGACGCGAAGTACGGCCTTGGGGTCAGCGACCCGGAGCGCATTGACCTCGTCAAGCTGGGCTGGTCGGACGGCGTCCTGGTGTAG
- a CDS encoding cysteine desulfurase NifS, with product TSGSLEASHVLLAIGLEHDVAHGSLRLTLGHDNTDEDVDSVLDTLPPIVEKLRAMSPLYPGRAAS from the coding sequence CACCTCCGGTTCCCTCGAGGCCTCTCACGTCCTGCTCGCCATCGGGCTGGAGCACGACGTCGCCCACGGCTCTCTGCGCCTCACCCTCGGCCACGACAACACCGACGAGGATGTGGACTCCGTCCTCGACACGCTCCCGCCCATCGTCGAGAAGCTCAGAGCAATGTCACCGCTGTACCCGGGGAGAGCCGCATCATGA
- a CDS encoding sulfatase, whose translation MRRARWLWVLIPVLGIGGWLLVGRSDVRQPAAAPVRAARFLLIVSDSLRADHVGCYGSAKGLTPNIDAFAKRAARFDNAYAASSWTCPSNAALMTGKYPREVQQRNAMRLAANAVTMAECFRDAGYATAGFSSHLLMSGRYGFDQGFQSFACKRLQDDEMADRCIQWMSAHAEEPFFVLLYLLDPHWPYDPEAAGASRVPPKADVRERVAEGYSPLDAEVRVPRIVKRPRGDEEMSLDEVEYLHALYDGDVASVDARIGRVLRAASGFEDLAVVVAADHGEEWLDHGGLSHLYTLYDELLDIPLIMSVPGQQPRVVSAPVSNLDVLPTLLGLADIERPEGLRGINLLPLDKLPARRALAAEVHGWNPCGVSRYGVRLDDQTLICTMAGLSDEPKPPPRGRFERYNYVEDPRQQRPLPLNDPKSDYLWRLMRASNPFAALARAGDQRPKLDAKTTEELRSIGYVGK comes from the coding sequence GTGCGACGAGCGCGATGGCTGTGGGTGCTGATCCCCGTGCTGGGGATCGGAGGATGGCTGCTCGTGGGGCGGTCCGATGTTCGGCAGCCGGCCGCTGCGCCCGTGCGGGCGGCGCGGTTTCTCCTCATCGTGTCCGATTCCCTGCGCGCGGATCACGTGGGGTGCTACGGATCTGCCAAGGGGCTGACGCCGAACATTGACGCCTTCGCCAAGCGCGCGGCGCGATTCGACAACGCGTATGCCGCCTCCTCGTGGACCTGTCCGTCGAACGCCGCCCTGATGACCGGGAAGTATCCGCGCGAGGTGCAGCAGCGCAACGCGATGCGGCTCGCCGCGAACGCCGTCACCATGGCGGAGTGCTTTCGCGATGCCGGTTACGCGACGGCGGGCTTCTCGTCGCACCTCTTGATGTCGGGGCGGTACGGCTTCGACCAGGGCTTTCAATCCTTCGCCTGCAAGCGGCTGCAGGACGACGAAATGGCCGACCGCTGCATCCAGTGGATGAGCGCGCACGCGGAGGAGCCGTTCTTCGTCTTGCTCTACCTGCTCGACCCGCACTGGCCGTACGATCCGGAGGCGGCCGGGGCATCGCGCGTGCCGCCGAAGGCCGATGTCCGCGAGCGGGTCGCCGAGGGCTACAGTCCTCTCGATGCGGAGGTTCGGGTGCCCCGCATCGTCAAGCGCCCGCGCGGCGACGAAGAGATGTCGCTCGATGAGGTCGAGTACCTTCACGCGCTCTACGACGGCGACGTGGCGAGCGTGGACGCGCGCATCGGGCGCGTGCTGCGCGCCGCATCGGGGTTCGAAGATCTGGCGGTCGTCGTCGCCGCCGACCACGGCGAGGAGTGGCTCGACCACGGCGGCCTGTCGCACCTCTACACGCTGTACGACGAACTGCTGGACATCCCGCTCATCATGTCCGTGCCCGGGCAGCAGCCGCGCGTCGTCAGCGCGCCGGTGAGCAATCTCGATGTGCTCCCGACTCTGCTCGGGCTCGCGGATATCGAGCGTCCCGAAGGGCTGCGCGGGATCAACCTGCTGCCGCTGGACAAGCTGCCCGCGCGGCGGGCGCTGGCGGCGGAGGTGCATGGGTGGAACCCGTGCGGCGTGTCGCGCTACGGCGTGCGTCTCGACGACCAGACCTTGATCTGCACCATGGCGGGCCTGTCCGATGAGCCGAAGCCGCCGCCGCGAGGGCGATTCGAGCGTTACAACTACGTCGAGGATCCCCGCCAGCAACGCCCACTGCCTCTGAACGACCCGAAGTCGGACTATCTCTGGCGGCTCATGCGCGCGTCCAATCCTTTCGCGGCGCTGGCGCGCGCGGGCGACCAACGCCCGAAGCTCGACGCGAAGACCACGGAAGAGCTGCGCTCGATCGGGTATGTCGGGAAGTGA
- a CDS encoding sulfatase: MSGSETNSQASPSRGRPWARWALAAATAAVLAVYLWGDGGCDDANISFRYASHLAYGYGSVWNPGDAPSMGSSTPLWLVFLVLVEKLWPGHIPVAANLAAAVCWGLLTVVAWGIGEHLGWRRPWMAAAVLAGLAPLAAARMRGMETAAYALLIAIAYLAWLRDSRGWQWGVWAGLCALIRLDGWLVPGVLGAASLITTRRAPFAAIAAAVAMYLPWLGWQWWVTGAVVPQTLHAKALWLGSGRFHPAALPYLTARPIVGVALWICVGLAAIWGLRERRLWPLAVWGVVYCIAYRVAGLPHMGWYYMPLLVAVALLAGAGADRVRFASGTIVVLAVVSGVTMIVAGHPWFPRRVVYPPVMPAAAFEQHGLTRIAHWLGENDPGASVLTNECGILGYLSNCRVIDALGLVSRETWPYIPKGDFAGMVRDMRPDYIAWRVHQRGELLPWAPDYEWREGWRDDVGWYGLLRRKAAPGAAARMPTREASSPTPRRAKRFLVIVSDSLRADHVGCYGCRRGLTPYIDAFARRSVRFENAFAASSWTTPSNAALFTGMYPHEVQEPRGVRVAPEARTMAEYFRAAGFATAGFSAHVLISGDHGFRQGFRSFACKPTGDEEMTARCIKWMRANADDPFLVLLYLHDPHWPYDPEAAGASFVPRTANVSPRVAHGYIPLDPDVRVPRIVTRPTSAREISMDEVEYLHALYDGDIASVDERIGRVLEATEDVEDLAVVVTADHGEEWLDHGGLSHLYTLYDELLRIPLLVSAPGQEPGAASVPVSNLDVLPTLLALAGIRAPDDLRGVNLFPTENLRPRPLFAEVHGWNSRGVSRYNVRIGTQTLIRTVSELSTDPPRRGRFERYDFVNDPGQQHPLPPRAPGGHALWRLMARFDPLAAEVRAGVHRPELDEKTAEELRAIGYLGN, from the coding sequence ATGTCAGGATCTGAGACGAACTCCCAAGCTTCCCCGTCGCGCGGACGGCCGTGGGCGCGATGGGCGCTCGCGGCGGCAACCGCCGCCGTACTCGCCGTCTATCTGTGGGGCGATGGCGGGTGCGACGACGCCAACATCAGCTTCCGCTACGCCTCGCATCTGGCCTACGGCTACGGCAGCGTATGGAATCCCGGGGACGCGCCGTCCATGGGTTCGAGCACGCCGCTGTGGCTGGTATTCCTGGTGCTCGTCGAGAAGCTGTGGCCCGGTCACATTCCGGTCGCGGCGAACCTCGCGGCGGCTGTGTGTTGGGGACTGCTCACCGTGGTGGCGTGGGGCATCGGCGAGCACCTGGGGTGGCGCAGACCGTGGATGGCGGCGGCAGTGCTGGCAGGACTGGCGCCCCTCGCAGCCGCGCGGATGAGAGGCATGGAGACGGCGGCCTACGCGCTGCTCATCGCGATCGCCTACCTGGCATGGCTGCGCGATTCGCGGGGATGGCAGTGGGGCGTGTGGGCCGGGCTGTGCGCGCTGATCCGGTTGGATGGGTGGCTGGTGCCGGGGGTCTTGGGTGCGGCAAGCCTGATCACCACCCGACGCGCTCCGTTCGCGGCGATTGCGGCAGCGGTCGCGATGTATCTGCCGTGGCTGGGCTGGCAGTGGTGGGTGACGGGGGCCGTGGTGCCGCAGACCCTTCATGCCAAGGCCCTGTGGCTGGGGTCCGGGCGATTTCATCCCGCGGCGCTGCCATATCTCACCGCGCGCCCCATCGTCGGGGTCGCGCTGTGGATATGTGTGGGACTGGCTGCAATCTGGGGGCTGAGAGAGCGGCGGCTGTGGCCCCTTGCGGTGTGGGGAGTAGTATATTGCATTGCGTACCGAGTCGCAGGGCTCCCGCACATGGGCTGGTATTACATGCCGCTGCTGGTCGCCGTGGCTCTGCTGGCGGGCGCGGGGGCGGATCGCGTGCGCTTCGCCTCGGGGACGATCGTGGTGCTGGCGGTGGTGTCGGGCGTGACGATGATCGTCGCCGGGCATCCGTGGTTCCCGCGCCGGGTCGTTTACCCACCCGTGATGCCCGCGGCGGCGTTCGAGCAGCACGGGCTGACCCGCATCGCGCACTGGCTGGGTGAGAACGACCCCGGGGCGAGTGTCCTGACCAATGAATGCGGGATACTCGGTTACCTCTCCAACTGCCGCGTGATTGACGCCCTCGGCCTAGTGAGCCGCGAGACGTGGCCGTACATCCCCAAGGGCGATTTCGCCGGGATGGTCAGGGACATGCGGCCGGACTACATTGCGTGGCGCGTTCACCAGCGCGGGGAGTTGCTGCCGTGGGCGCCGGATTACGAGTGGCGAGAGGGCTGGCGCGACGACGTCGGGTGGTACGGGTTGCTGCGGCGAAAGGCGGCGCCGGGGGCTGCAGCCCGCATGCCGACGCGCGAGGCATCATCCCCAACTCCGCGGCGAGCCAAACGCTTCCTTGTCATTGTGTCCGATTCCCTGCGAGCGGACCACGTGGGGTGCTACGGGTGCCGCAGGGGCCTGACGCCATACATTGACGCGTTCGCGCGGCGGTCGGTGCGGTTCGAAAACGCCTTCGCGGCGTCTTCGTGGACGACGCCCTCGAACGCGGCGCTGTTCACGGGCATGTATCCCCACGAGGTGCAGGAGCCCCGCGGGGTGCGCGTTGCTCCGGAGGCCAGGACAATGGCCGAGTATTTCCGCGCCGCTGGTTTCGCCACCGCCGGCTTCTCGGCACACGTGCTCATTTCGGGCGACCATGGCTTTCGGCAAGGCTTCCGGTCATTCGCGTGCAAGCCAACCGGCGACGAAGAAATGACTGCGCGGTGCATCAAGTGGATGCGCGCGAACGCGGATGATCCGTTTCTCGTGCTCCTGTACCTGCACGACCCGCACTGGCCGTATGACCCCGAGGCGGCCGGGGCGTCGTTCGTGCCGCGCACGGCCAACGTGTCCCCCCGCGTCGCCCACGGGTATATCCCCCTTGATCCCGACGTCCGCGTGCCGCGCATCGTGACCCGACCGACGAGCGCCCGCGAGATATCCATGGATGAAGTCGAGTACCTGCACGCTCTCTATGACGGCGACATCGCAAGCGTGGACGAGCGCATCGGCCGCGTGCTGGAGGCGACGGAGGATGTCGAGGACCTGGCGGTGGTGGTGACCGCAGACCACGGCGAGGAATGGCTCGATCACGGCGGGCTGTCGCATCTCTACACGTTGTACGACGAGTTGCTGCGCATTCCGCTGCTCGTGTCCGCGCCCGGCCAGGAGCCGGGCGCGGCGAGCGTGCCGGTGAGCAACCTCGATGTGCTGCCGACCTTGCTTGCGTTGGCGGGCATCCGGGCACCTGATGACCTGCGCGGGGTGAATCTGTTCCCGACGGAGAACTTGCGGCCCCGGCCGCTGTTCGCGGAGGTGCACGGGTGGAACTCGCGCGGTGTTTCGCGCTACAATGTGCGCATCGGCACGCAGACCTTAATCCGCACCGTGAGCGAGCTGAGCACCGATCCGCCGCGGCGAGGGCGTTTCGAGCGCTACGATTTCGTCAACGACCCGGGTCAGCAGCATCCGCTGCCGCCGCGGGCGCCTGGAGGGCATGCTCTGTGGCGCCTGATGGCCCGGTTCGATCCGCTGGCCGCCGAAGTGAGGGCGGGCGTTCACCGGCCGGAGTTGGATGAGAAGACCGCCGAGGAGTTGCGCGCCATCGGCTACCTGGGGAACTGA